The Zingiber officinale cultivar Zhangliang chromosome 2A, Zo_v1.1, whole genome shotgun sequence genomic sequence aaaaaaaaaaattccgatAGTTAACCATAAACCCAAAAGTTGAGTTAggatctctttttcttttttttttcaaccttCCCTTTAAAGGCAGAATCATGTTCTAAAGAAATGTGATTGCATAtgaatcatattttttttactaaatatcgTACATGGTTTAGGTAAAATTATTATTACTTCTTTATTATGCTTTAAGAGTATCCTAAAAACACAGCTGTTATGCGAGGCTCCTCCTGTACTACACTGGAAGAGCCTCCAGCAGGAACGTGTATGCGGTCCCCCGCACGCATCGCCATGCTCCTCGGTCTCGCAACTCGACAAACACAAACCATTACAAAAAAGGCTACGCCTCTTCCCCGTTGCTCGCATAATTTATTGCTGCACCCCCTTGTCGGCAGTCATCATCTTTAATACATACGTAACGAGATCCAATGGTAAGCGGGCATTCAAATTTAGAGTTAGCTGGACATGTTCTATTTTATTGCAAGCTCAGGTAGTCGAACCCAATGATAGTTCATACATGCATCAACCTTTAAAACTGGTCatcttcatttttttattttttattttgtatctTTAAACTAAATGATAGAGATCAGAGTGGATTTGCAGAGAATCAGAAAGATAACAGAGAGCCAAAAGAGTACGCGAGATCGGGAAACACACAGGAACAGCACGGACAATGGTGCGTGGTGTAATTGAGCGTGGAGAAGAAGACCGGGAGGAGGTGGTGGGATCAAGATCTGGCGGCGATCTCGTCGTGGTTAGTCGATCTCGTCAGTGAGCTCTTGCAGTGCGCAATGGCGCCTTGTATCGCGCTCTGCAGTTCCTCCGCGGAGGATGAAGGAAGAGAAAACGCCGGCGGTGCGGCGCCGGCGTAGAGCAGGCCGGAATGGCTCGGGGAAGATCGCATGGAGGAAGGGCAGCTCGCCGCCCACCGTTTCTTCCTCGCCGGCGGGTGGCGGTCGAGGAGGTTCCCGGAGAAGGACGACTGCGGGAAGGCCGCCGCATTGTCACCGGCCGCAGGAGTATTCTTCTTGCCTGGGAAAAGCCGGTCGGAGAAGGAGAAGGCCGTGGTCTTTTTTTTCCTCTGTTGCATGGCGGGGAGCATCTCGTAGATCGGCTTCACCTTTTTCACGTACTTTTTGATCACCTCCATCGCGCGCTTGGACACCGGCATCAGCGGTGCCGCTGGGGACACGTCGACGGAGTCGAACTTTTTGCTTCCGCCGCGGTGTAGGAAGGCGGAGGAGAAGCGGGTGGCGAGGGAGGAGAGGTACTTGGTGCCGCCGCCGGTGGTCGGGCGCTTGGCGGCGGAGGCGGGGAGACGGCCGAGGTCATTCTCGGCGACGGAGCTGGGGCGGGAGGAGGAGTTGCAGCTGTCGGGGAAAAGGAGGAGGTCGGCAGCGGAGAAGGCGGAGGAGG encodes the following:
- the LOC122041603 gene encoding probable membrane-associated kinase regulator 1; this translates as METLEAAAAAPAMSSFPSPSSSSSSEFEFTVSASPSASRCSCPADELFYKGQLLPLHPSPRVYMVRALLLSSASTSSSSSTATSRNSTASSSSAFSAADLLLFPDSCNSSSRPSSVAENDLGRLPASAAKRPTTGGGTKYLSSLATRFSSAFLHRGGSKKFDSVDVSPAAPLMPVSKRAMEVIKKYVKKVKPIYEMLPAMQQRKKKTTAFSFSDRLFPGKKNTPAAGDNAAAFPQSSFSGNLLDRHPPARKKRWAASCPSSMRSSPSHSGLLYAGAAPPAFSLPSSSAEELQSAIQGAIAHCKSSLTRSTNHDEIAARS